The Gloeomargarita lithophora Alchichica-D10 genomic sequence GGGCAAATAGCGTGAACGCTTGGCTCGTACTGCATCAAGATTAAGGTCTAGTTCCAGATGCAAAACTTCACGGTAAAGGAACAATAGGGCACTGAGTGCCTGGTTTTGAGTCGAAGCGGCCACTTTCTCTTCAACAGCCAAATAGGTTAGAAAGGCATTGATTTCAGAGCCGCCTATATTTCGAGAATTTCTTCGGTGGTGAAAGGGATCCCCTGCCGCTCAGTTCAGACGTTATGTGTCTAAGACTCCATCTACCTGAAAAATGAGCCGAAGCTGGCTATATGCAACAGTTTTGAGAGCATAATAAAGGGAAGTACCTTCAAATGCTAATTTAGGTGCTGTTGTAAATGTAAGAAGCCTCAGAGGTTTGAACCTTACTGTTATGGAAATTCAACGGGTCATCCTAAACAATGTTGGGCTATTCGAGAACCTAGAAATTTCCTTAGCGCCCACTGAGCATAACCCCAGCAATATTACTGTCTTTGTTGGTAATAATGGGGCTGGTAAAACCTCTATTCTAAAAGCCTTAGCAACCTCTCTTAGTTGGTTTACGGCTCGTCTACGGACAGAAAAAGGTAGTGGTAATCCTATTCCCGAAGAAGCCATACTTAATACTGCTAACGCTGCAAGCATTGAAATAGAAATCTGTGATTCCTTCAACGCAGCCGGCAATTCCAATCAAAACGAGAGCGAGCGATATTTCAAATGGAGCTTAGCAAAGAGCAGAAAGGGGCGTAAAGCCCAACATACAAGCAACCTCAATGAATGCACTCACTTAGCAAACCTTTATCGGGATGCTCTTACCCGCGATGACAAAACTAGCCTTCCCCTAATTGCGTTTTACCCTGTTGAGCGCGTTGTACTTGATATTCCATTAAAGATTAGGACTAAGCATACCTTTCTGCAATTAGACGGTTATGATAATTCCTTAATTCAAGGTGTTGACTTTCATCGCTTTTTCGAATGGTTTCGGGAACGGGAAGACGCTGAAAATGAATCAGGAATTCCTGATTATGTTCTAAGTCAATTAAAACCAATACTTGAAGCCAATCAAGATGCATGGCAACAGTTAAATGAACTCAATGCTTCAGCTAGAGATCGTCAACTAACCGCAGTTCGCACTGCCATTCATCGATTTATGCCTCATATGGATAACCTTAGAGTTCGTCGTAAACCTCGCCTCCATATGGCTATTGATAAAAACGGTGAAACCCTGAACGTAGCCCAACTTTCACAAGGCGAAAAATCTCTCATGGCTCTTGTCGGTGATGTTGCCCGTCGTCTAGCTATGTTAAATCCTGCCCTAGAGAATCCTTTGGCAGGTGACGGGATCGTCTTGATTGATGAAGTTGACTTACATCTACATCCCTCTTGGCAACGGAGTTTATGCAATCGCCTAAGCGAAACTTTCCCAAATTGTCAGTTTGTGCTGACTACCCATTCACCACTAGTAATCAGTGACTGTAAAAATGTTTTAGTTTATACATTAACCGATGGTAAGTTTCGACAATTGCCCTCTCAGTATGGGCAAGATGCTAATACCGTCTTACTAGATGTCATGGATACCAGCATCCGTAATGAGGGAATCAATGCTGAACTGAACGATCTGCTAGATGCCATACAAGATTCAAAACTAGCCGAGGCTCAGCAGCTACTTTCAAAATTAACTGAAGAACTACCTGCTAATCATCTCGAATTAGTCAAAGCCGAACTACTTCTCCGTAAACAGAAATTGCGTCATGCGAACCATTAGTAAAGGGGCTGAACCGTCTAATTTAACAGCATGGAAACACATAAATCCTCACGGGCGCTACAATCAGCTAACCGAAGACATTCGACGAATTATTCGGCAGCATGCTCTGGAAGAACAATTTTATCTTTGTGCTTACTGCTGTCAGCGAATTCAAGACATTGATGATTGCCATAATGAGCATGTAGCAGCTCAAAATCTGAATCCTGGGCGCACGCTCGATTTCTCAAATATTGTTGCCAGTTGTAATACTCCTAATCAATGTGGCGATGCTCATAAGTCTCAACACCTACCCCTAACGCCTCTTATGGCGGAATGCGAAACAGAACTTAGATTCAAAATTAGTGGTCGAGTGGAAGGGTTGAGTAATCGGGCAATCGATACGATTCAAGTCTTAAACTTAGGTGATCATGAAAAAAATAACCGTGCCTTAATAGAAAAACGCAAGCAATTGTCCAATGCCTTATTATGGACAAACGGAATTAATCCTGATGAAGGATTAGAGGACGAAGAACTATTAGGGATGTTAATCAATGACCTATCGCAACCCCAACAGAATCAGATGGAGCCTTTTACGCCAGTGGTCATTAATATCTTGCAAAGTTGGCTTCAATCCTAGGAGCAACTGTTTTGATAAATTGGTTGTGAATAAAACCTAAGCCGACACATAACAACTCAAATGCAGCGGACGGATGAGAGCTGCTGGTGCTGAGTTTAAGGTTGTCTACCGCCGCTGATTTGAACCGTTATACGGCTAAAGTTTCTGGTAGGGAAGTGGTTGAGAGGTTATCTGTTAGCATCAGGCGAATTGCAAAACAGAAAGTCATATGGAAAAGCTGACAGAGTTGCCGAAAGATTTACCCGTTCCAGTAGACGATGGCGCTTGCAATCACTTGCTAGAGAGGTCTTTGCCATCAATCGCTTTGTTTTCAACTCAAGGTAGATGGGTAAATTTATCAGAGATCGCAGGTTATGTTGTCGTTTATTGCTACCCAATGACAGGTCAGCCTGGTATTCCGCTACCTAATGGTTGGGACGAGATTCCTGGGGCGAGGGGATGTACTCCACAATCTTGCGCCTTTCGAGATCATCACCAAGAGCTAGGCGAGTTGGGAGCGCAAGTGTTTGGACTTAGCACGCAAAGTACCGAATATCAAAAAGAGGCAATAGACCGGCTTCATTTACCGTTTGAGCTTTTGAGCGATTTTGATTTAAGTTTTGCTGATACATTAAAATTGCCAACTTTTGAGATAGGAGGGCAGCGGCTTATTAAACGAGTGACGCTAATTACAAAGGTAGAGAAAATTGTTAAAGTCTTCTACCCAGTCTTTCCTCCTGATAGCAATGCTAATGAAGCTATTGGCTGGTTGCAGAAAAGCGCCGTATAACAATTCGCTTGGAGCGGACTTAGGATCTGTAAGCAAGAAGATTGCTTAATATCCCGGTTCGCAATAGCGGTAAAATTATGCCTGCACAAAACAGAGTTGTGAGCGGTTAGTTTTGGCTGATGACATTCTACAGCGAGTTCGAGCAGCAGCAGATAAACGATTGCTGTTTCTACCTCATACGATTAGGCAAATGTCGCGCCCAGATCGTATGGTCGCAACGACTGAGGTTGAAGTGGTAATCACAACAGGTGAGGTGATCGAGGATTACCCAGAAGACGCAAGAGGGCACAGTTGCCTTATATTGGGATTTGGGCAAGACGACCGAGCGATCCATGTGGTCTGTGCGCCGAAAGACGAATATTTAGCTATCATTACAGCATATTTACCTAATCCTGACCAATGGACATCAGATTTTAGAAGGAGACGTTAAGAATGGAGTGCCTGTGCTGTAAAGCCCAAATGCGACGTGGAACCGCCCCATTTTCCATTGACCGAAATGGCTACCGTGTGTCGTGGGGTAACATTCCGGCGTGGGTTTGCGATCAGTGCGGCGAAGTTCTGTTTGAAGCACGCGAGGTTGATTTGATCCAGGAAGCATTGGTCAGTTTAGATCGAGAGACAGCTACGTTAGTCAGCCAGTCGCCGCGATAGCCGTATAACAANNNNNNNNNNNNNNNNNNNNNNNNNNNNNNNNNNNNNNNNNNNNNNNNNNNNNNNNNNNNNNNNNNNNNNNNNNNNNNNNNNNNNNNNNNNNNNNNNNNNNNNNNNNNNNNNNNNNNNNNNNNNNNN encodes the following:
- a CDS encoding peroxiredoxin, translating into MEKLTELPKDLPVPVDDGACNHLLERSLPSIALFSTQGRWVNLSEIAGYVVVYCYPMTGQPGIPLPNGWDEIPGARGCTPQSCAFRDHHQELGELGAQVFGLSTQSTEYQKEAIDRLHLPFELLSDFDLSFADTLKLPTFEIGGQRLIKRVTLITKVEKIVKVFYPVFPPDSNANEAIGWLQKSAV
- a CDS encoding AAA family ATPase translates to MEIQRVILNNVGLFENLEISLAPTEHNPSNITVFVGNNGAGKTSILKALATSLSWFTARLRTEKGSGNPIPEEAILNTANAASIEIEICDSFNAAGNSNQNESERYFKWSLAKSRKGRKAQHTSNLNECTHLANLYRDALTRDDKTSLPLIAFYPVERVVLDIPLKIRTKHTFLQLDGYDNSLIQGVDFHRFFEWFREREDAENESGIPDYVLSQLKPILEANQDAWQQLNELNASARDRQLTAVRTAIHRFMPHMDNLRVRRKPRLHMAIDKNGETLNVAQLSQGEKSLMALVGDVARRLAMLNPALENPLAGDGIVLIDEVDLHLHPSWQRSLCNRLSETFPNCQFVLTTHSPLVISDCKNVLVYTLTDGKFRQLPSQYGQDANTVLLDVMDTSIRNEGINAELNDLLDAIQDSKLAEAQQLLSKLTEELPANHLELVKAELLLRKQKLRHANH
- a CDS encoding DUF4258 domain-containing protein; amino-acid sequence: MVATTEVEVVITTGEVIEDYPEDARGHSCLILGFGQDDRAIHVVCAPKDEYLAIITAYLPNPDQWTSDFRRRR
- a CDS encoding YgiT-type zinc finger protein, whose product is MRRGTAPFSIDRNGYRVSWGNIPAWVCDQCGEVLFEAREVDLIQEALVSLDRETATLVSQSPR
- a CDS encoding phage integrase N-terminal SAM-like domain-containing protein — translated: MGGSEINAFLTYLAVEEKVAASTQNQALSALLFLYREVLHLELDLNLDAVRAKRSRYLPTVLTPEEVKAVILHLSGIHRLVVQLLYGSG